A window of the Henckelia pumila isolate YLH828 chromosome 3, ASM3356847v2, whole genome shotgun sequence genome harbors these coding sequences:
- the LOC140890581 gene encoding cell division control protein 2 homolog C: MDKYEKLEKVGEGTYGKVYRAKEKATGQVVALKKTRLEMDEEGVPPTALREVSLLQMLSQSLYVVRLLCVEHVDNKNGKPLLYLVFEYLDTDLKKFIDSHRKGPNPRPLPQQLIQSFLYQLCKGVSHCHSHGVLHRDLKPQNLLLDKDKGVLKIADLGLGRAFTVPLKSYTHEIVTLWYRAPEVLLGSTNYSTAVDMWSVGCIFAEMVRRQALFPGDSEFQQLLHIFRLLGTPTEIQWPGVRSLRDWHVYPQWEPQNLTRAVPSLGPDGVDLLSKMLTYDPAERISAKAALDHPYFDSLDKSQF; this comes from the exons ATGGACAAGTACGAGAAGCTAGAGAAGGTCGGGGAAGGGACGTACGGGAAGGTGTACAGAGCAAAAGAGAAGGCGACGGGGCAGGTGGTGGCATTGAAGAAAACGCGGCTGGAGATGGATGAAGAGGGTGTTCCGCCGACGGCTCTTCGAGAGGTTTCCCTCCTTCAGATGCTGTCCCAGTCTCTCTACGTGGTGCGTTTACTCTGCGTTGAGCATGTCGACAATAAGAATGGAAAGCCCCTTCTGTATCTTGTTTTCGAGTATCTGGACACCGACCTAAAGAAATTCATCGATTCCCACCGCAAAGGCCCCAATCCCAGGCCCCTCCCCCAACAGTTGATTCAGAGCTTCCTTTACCAGCTCTGCAAGGGCGTCTCTCACTGCCATAGTCACGGAGTTCTTCACCGTGACCTCAAGCCCCAAAATCTGCTTCTTGATAAGGATAAAGGCGTCCTTAAGATCGCCGATCTCGGTCTTGGAAGGGCCTTTACTGTACCTCTCAAGAGCTACACACACGAGATCGTTACTTTATGGTATAGAGCTCCAGAGGTCCTCCTCGGATCAACTAATTACTCTACTGCAGTTGATATGTGGTCTGTGGGGTGTATTTTCG CTGAGATGGTCAGACGCCAAGCTTTGTTTCCCGGAGATTCTGAGTTTCAACAACTGCTGCACATCTTTAG GTTGCTGGGGACACCAACTGAAATCCAGTGGCCAGGAGTTAGGTCACTGCGAGATTGGCATGTGTATCCACAATGGGAACCCCAGAACTTGACCCGCGCTGTTCCCTCATTGGGACCTGATGGTGTTGACCTTTTATCG AAGATGCTTACATATGATCCAGCTGAGAGGATTTCAGCGAAAGCTGCTCTTGATCACCCATACTTTGACAGCTTGGATAAATCTCAATTCTGA